In Danio aesculapii chromosome 12, fDanAes4.1, whole genome shotgun sequence, the sequence tattatggttcttctgagtgtgccagtttaggttcagtttaaaacacaattcagatttttttattataatgtgttaaagtgtcatgttgggggcgtgtccacagttcgctgatttatgggtgtgttgcttcacatgtaaattagtttcggcttcccgccaatgtaacaagggggcggggccatgagctcacccgctcagCGTTTGCAACAGCGTCTGACtggcagactgcgagaaggagctggagaggttcagcattcagtcgtacatgtacgactctgacacagaccaagcagagagtacaaaatcatttgtgtctttgtacagttttacagccaactgtgtgctagtttcaagtgccgagcttgtacagagaaactaataaccacgcacactgaattaactttgactgaggcacgggatgcatCACTCGAacctgcgacacggcacaccagacactctctgtgacgcggcagaaacatgaagtgtcccgaatcgtcgcgccatgcatttttgaattctaaacatagatttctgcagcggtccacggcgcccagccgtcgacttgagtgtaccctgatagaaacctatgtttagaattctaaaacgcatgctagttaagatcacagggagcttctgggatcgcgagaaatgcaaacggctgaagtataaggtagactcgatgagaagtacacatgtttacaagcctacctaaagatacaaccaataattccgattagagcgataatgtggagaatattgatcttgtgttgagcccaatgagccttgcatcttaaaatagagctagggtgttcctttagtgatatcgcttcgactcacgctgaaaatggtggacgtgaatcaacaaactgaggatatgatgacgcgcctgtcaatcaatattggtgggcggggggactgctctcctacgtaaagttgcggtcggtttgaaaaccgctccaattggtccaccgttttttatgttgttaaattgaaaaaaaaaaagcactgggtgtgtttatatcaccccaatatgacaatctatacaccatacatgcacatatggctgtccaaacagcttgaaaagttgattttttaccatatgtgccctttaagtcttTTAACAGGCCAGCATCCATTGgcttgatttttttatataattcaccAAGGACCAAGGTTTAGCTTAAAATCTTCTCAAATGTTTTACTAACAAAAAGTCACCTATAAGAACAAACTAACAgaaatttccatttttggatATCTAGTGATTTAAAggcatagctcacccaaaaaaaaaaaagaaaatctgaaaattctcaccctcatgttgttatCCCGAGGCCTTCATTAGCACTCATCTTCCTAacccaaattaagatattttagatcaaatctgagagctctctgacaCTCCATAAGCAGCAACAGATgccaagaaaagaaaccaaaaacattatCAAACCGTTccttgtgacttcagtggttaaaCCATAAGCATACACAGCTCCAAGAGCACCTTTTGTGCACCCACAAACTGTAGAAACAAATTTGTTTGCCTTCCGCATTAAATCAGGGTACACGTTTACTACAGACAATAAGGCATTTGCATGTTGTGGTGCTAACTTCAATCATGAATACCTTTTATGTACGTACAGTAAGAAAAGACAAAGGCCAAcaaagtaatttttatttattttttttactttattggaGCTTTGtatttgaaccactgaagtcacatggaatgtttttacattggcccctttcacacagtgataccagtaaatatctggaaaataaaaAGAACGACTTTAcgggtaaattcaaaaaagttcTGTACACACAGGCAAGAAGGTTCCGGATTTTTCAAAGACATTTCACATAATCATTCCAAAACACTGGTAAAttttgacatcattaaccagaaatgagctctaatcggctgtgcttgtatttgtaaacatagaagaggTCGGGATTTTGttgatgatttcacttttatttaaagctttagcattcatgcagctgctttgtcccagagacattcAAAGGCAGAAGCGCTAaacgcagctaaatgtttacacatttgactacattacaaattctctggatggataagtattgtgaacaacttcgattaAAACATacggaggaacactttcgcatgtcgagatgtacataatatgtgtgtgtgctggcgctcaccagagcacgtgtcaagcaactgaagcagagcttgaaggtaaacaaacagcggtttattgtaagcattttatcaataattgTCTCCACAATtgacatcattattattttaattgcttattatttatcagagttgtgtcagtatattattcaatCCAAGATGTGGGCCAAAAAAATATGTGCACCTAAAGGGTTAAGAAAGAACATAGAAACGTTTTCGAACTAACATTAAAAGCCAAatatgtctggaaaaatatttaaaggcttttattttcataaagagcatggatgtgaatgcgtctgaatgttctgattggctggagtagacctCTCATGTCAGCGTGTTCTAAACATGAACGCACTCTttttaaaacagcaacaacaattttATGTGTTCCATGTAAtctaaatgtctgtttaaaaacCGTCAAAAAGCTTAATTTTAGGCTACACTAcagtaaattttattattttacatttatttgtaaacctagtgtgttttaaaatgtgtttcactTCTTGACCTTGCTTTATCCATTATAATAACgatcattttacattttaatcaattatgatctttgattttttttatgtagacTGAGAATGCTAATAAAAGTCTATGATGGGTGCATTTCTCGCCACAACACCGGCAATTTTCCTTTTGCGTTCACATCGAGCAGCATTCAagcaaattactggtaatgttacaaccggtaatgttacaacaaaattgccagaacgaatttaccggtattttcaaaaagggtctTGTAAGAAATtggttattttttggtttttgtgtcctgttgtggggtttttttttgccCTTGTTAAGGTTAACTTCACACCTTTCTCCAAATTTCAGGAGGTAAAATATTGATCCTCAAGCATGACCAAATGCCCAGAGAAGGGTCTCTTGACCTTAAGGTTAACATTCTCCAAATTTCAGGAGGTAGACTATTGACTCTATGATAATCATGCTGACACTACAATCCTCAAATTTGTGCTATGCAATCAGAAATAATGTAGCTGAGAGAGAAGGTGGGCCTGATCAACTCACACTTCACTTTTACCTAATAGGCCGACCTTTGGCCAGCACCCAAATTTTGACTATAAAGGTGAGGGTTTCAGTCCTCATTGGAAGCTCAGCCGTGGGATAAGTGCACATTGCCCAGCATTCTCAGACACACGTGTTAGTTTTCCAATGTGACTGCAACGGGCACCCCAGTCTTTGAAGAGGAAAATGAGGACACGTCTCTGAGGTTTTATATACTTATATCAAATTGCTTGGGGTTTTATTATCTGTCTTTTATTCATGTAATCCTTATTACTCATCTTTATATCGCATTATAAGCCTTTTATGCAATTTTGTTGTATTTCGATTAATGATGTTCAGGAGTATGATTCatgattattgaatattattgtgataattgATATCAGCTGTGTGTACTAGCAATAAATAGTTGTATtgcttgattagtatggtgcatgGAATGTTATTAGTGCCTTCTCTTGTCAATTAGCACCACACTTGTCTCACTTGCATAAACAAACCATCCTAAAACCTTTTTGGTATgctgaaatattttacatattaaaattttGGGGCATACTAAAACAGCCTTGTttacacatgatccctttccacAAAATTGCCAATCACTTTTCGGAATGGTCTGTATGTGGGAAAGGGGCTAGTGTctttggttccttttctagacTTTGAACGACTTGGTTCAATTGCTGTAAATGGTGTATGAAAGAGCTcccagatttcatctaaaatatcttactttGAGTTCTGAAGACAAATAAAGGTCTATGGTATTGAAACGATATGCGTGTTGGTAATTAATACctgaatttaaatgtatgtgtGAACTAATCATTAGTAAtagaaaagaaaacagacaacTGACTAATTATAGAGAAGAATATTAAATCATAACTTCAAGCAAATATGATCAACACACTTACTTTGTACAGCTGCTAACGTGGCTGCCGGTTTGGGAACAGGGGCTGCTTGTTTGGTTCGATTGGGGTCAAGGCGCACATGGTTTCTGGGGGTCTGGGATAAACAGGACCCGTCAGTTTGTTCAGGCACTTTGGGGCCAGCCTCATCCCTCCGACTGGCCAGCTCCTGTCTACGCAGTTGGTCCTCGAAGTAACGGAACTGCTCAGACTCGATCTGCATCTTCCTGAGCTGTGCCACACGCTGCCGCTCCTCCTCCAGCATAGACATCTTCTGCAGTTGTGCACCACACATGTCAACGGCCATGGCTTGAGTCTGCACGACACAGTATAATCTCTATTCACAATAATGCATGACTTTAACTAACAGGTATTAATTCAGCTGTGAATAAAGTGTGTCAAATATACCTGACTCTTCAGATATTCGCCGTGTTCTTTGCTGTATTTCTCATGGAGAAGTCGCTTTAATTGGTCCTTGCGTGGAAAAGCCACTTCCTGTAATTTCTGAACACAGAAGAACAGATAATGAGAAAAACATTAGGTGTCTTGTTACAGACAGCGAATACCAGATCAATATGTGCTAGCTAATGCTTTCAGggacataatgattttttttaaagctgggaAGAGAGACACTTAAACCAATTGCTCATCTTTTTTGCCTTCAAGGACCACGAGAAAACATCAGTTTAAATCATTAGTTTAGAATTTGCAGCTTATTTGATAAAACAGAAGCTATTTATATGCTAGTGCCAGCGAATGAAAAAACATTCAGCAGATATTTAGCACTTAATCTTCCCAAACTTGACAAAATCAAAACTGATAACTCAATAGCGCTCTACAAATTCTGCTTCAATATAAACCAATAAAGTTAtatcaataatatcaataaaaatatcaTCAAGTAAGGGAGAATGTACTTCCAGGCACTTGTTATTGTAGAATACAACCCCAAAAAGACTTTTTAGCAGCTTCTGCATAAGCCGGAAGGGCTTCATTTGGCAAAAGCAATCTCCAGAATATGTATTATCAAACTCGTTTCAttccacaaaatgtaaaaattagacacaaaacattgttctgagctacACAAACCCATTAAATATTCAGTCACAATccggtgccaaacagtcaaaagcaGTGGCAAggcaagcatatatatatatatatatatatatatatatatatatatatatatatatatatatatatatatatatatatatatatatatatatatatatatatatatatatatatatatatatatagatgagcaatatcacactcgtgcGATATCGCTGTATATCGGTATTGGTGGAAGGTGTGCGTTGGCACGAAGCCATGGCCTGAGTGTCCCACCAGAGatcagccatatcgcactgctacgagtgtgatattgcttttatacaacagtttgacgggaTAGATGTGTGTATAAAAAATTTTATCAAACACGgaaagtctaaaaacccttttgtaaaagAAACTACTTTCTTTAGCCattcattcatatctgcagctgacgtcagaacagcagaaacagtagctacttcacaaacgtcactttagagccagtatttgaatgatttttctagcataatgtctaaagtgatttttagacatttttagaaaaacaggtgattttgctcacattttattataaggctgaacggcatgaaatgccatcagtctacagagatttacctgtatttctctgttgcaatagggagatcacaataattatccctgAAAATGCCAAAGCAACACAaaaactaccagattactgttgttttCGATAGGGAAAAATGTTAAACACATGCATTTctcctttctttctgtttactgaccTTGTCTGCAGTggcgaaaacaggagactcattataaacagatggccaaccaaaaagtaactcagggttatacaaggagtggccaacacaaaatacagacattCCTGATATGAGAGTACCATCTCAcattcaatacactacaattatgatggcataaatacagcactacaacatacaaaagagagagaccgAGTTAAAACAGGAGTGGGGAATGTCCAGCCTCCGGCCGTATACGGCCTGCGAGACATATTGGTCCGGCCCATCAGTCAATTCATAATCACCCCtcaggaaagaaaaaagaaatttaatGTCTGTGACAGAAattacactaaataaataaatatttttagaaataaataaaatagaaatagataaattatattatagatactatttaatatatatatcgTATGGctgtcaaccaatcagattcaagaaccaaacagaattgttgtgtgtgtatatatatatatatatatatatatatatatatatatatatatatatatatatatatatatatataaatatataaatacatatacatatacatatacatataatgacAACATTGATTTGAAGTACCTGGATGAGCCTGTGTCATTAGTTTCAGTGGTTCTTGTCTGGCAATAATATGTCTTGGAACGTCCCAACCCTTTAATGACTGACTTGAATCAAGTATGCCAGAGAACCATGTAATTGATATAAACTTCAGACATATATTTATCACATATAAATCACATATTTTTAAGGCAGCGCATAGATCTTATGAAAATCAACAAACAGCTGCACTTTGCTAAagcttcaggaaatcactgaatgTACAAAAATAATGATGAAGTGGTGTTTCCCAGGATGATTAGCATGAAGTTCAGCTAACAGAAGCGAAAGCAAAACATGTGCCCACACAAGGCAAACCCACCATGTGAGCAGCTGAGAGCCTGACAAGTCTTCCAGCCAAAGTAATTGAGCGTGATGCTAATCAGATTTACAGTGGGCTGAGCGCCACAGGGCTCCATCAGTTCCTGAGATCAACACGCCAGGGGCTTACCTTCATTATCACCTGCTTCTCAGGGATGTTGCACTGCTGATAGTCCCTGTGGCAGGGGAGTTTCTCAACAAATAAACTGTACaaagtaaaaaaagttaattattgaTAAAAGAACTTGAAAATTGAAAGTCATTAATTATTCAGTTGATGCACCCTATGATAAAACATTtgaagaaaaataacatttaagacACAGCTGAAAatctaaatcaaacaaaacaaaacatacgtgaTGAACTTGTTGTAGAGGACAAAGGCATTCTCCAGGCTGCCCTCCTCTAGATAAACAGCTGCCATACGCTCCATCTCCACACCAGAGCGAAAGTAGCGTCTCGGGGCGATGTCTTCGTTTATTTCTATGTTATAGCCCATTTTGCTGAGGGCCCGCACACGCTCCACAGCAGGCAGAGTGACATCAGTGTGATCCGGCTCAGCTGCTAACTTCTTCTGCAGACAGAAAAAGCCATGAGAACAAAGCAGTGTCATTCATTCATGGGGGTTTcaccgcagtccaaacacatgcgctgtaggtgaattgggtaagctaaattgtccgtagtgtatgtgtgtgaatgagagtgtatgggttgcagctggaaaggcatccgctatgtaaaatatgctggaacagttggtggttcattccggttaatctgaaaagaaaattaatgaatgaatgcatgcatgcatgtctttggactgcgggggaaaccgaaAAACTtgcaacatgcaaacttcactcaGAAATGTCTCCTggcccagccggtactcgaaccagcgacctactagctgtgaggccacagtgctaaccaccgtgccTCCAAAAGGGGCTTTTTATCCAGTATAAAGTACTATTGTTGATGAAGGTAAGGTGGAAGAAATAGCCCTCCATGATTTTTCCCAGCTCTTTTTCTGTTTGAATAATATCAGTCCACAATTGATATGATTTTTTGAATCCAAACACAATCGTATGTTTGTTCATCAGGTCAGAGGAAAACTGTCCTTCAAATGAACACATGTgatatacagggttcatacacatttttactactaaaattccatgacttttccaaaactttaagGTAggtaaatgagaaaaaaatgcatgttcaaatttattacagcatatcaaaatATATGTGACAATCCATGTagtttatatttatctttatatctgtaaaatagtttttagaaagtatCTTGCTGTCTGCGTGCAAATTTTATAATGCTGGCTTGTGTTTTCACAAAACTTAAGATTAGAACAAATTAGCCTTTAGCACCCACAGTATCTTACCTTGAATTATGGTGAAAGGGAGTAAAAGCGAGGCAATGCTAAAATtgcttttgattttaatttattgctttatttcacCCATCAAATATATTGTCAAGTATAAGTCTTGTTCATCTCAAATATATTCAAGTACACATAATTGTTAAACAAATTTTTCTGACTTTACCGaaacattttgggtttatttgtttttccaaaacttttccggGCCTGAAAAATGCCGTTTCAAAATGTCATGACTTTTTCAGGTTTTCCAGGATCGTATGAACCCTGAAAATAGTTTGGGGTTCTTtccatatttacatttttccttGCGTGGTTGGGATTGAAAGGAAACTTAATACTCAGCAATATAATTGGTTTGACACTACTGgataaatgaagtttatttataaactaatttcgagaggatcgcgTGATTAGGATcgcttgcggctggtcctgcattattcaatttatgattcaccaatcagacgattcccaagccactataaataccctaagttccataaaACAGCCATCATCGTTTTGAAAaatccccttccacccctactcctcctcctttcctagatgggtggcacggtggcccagtgattagcactgttgcctcacagcaagaacgtcactggttctagtccttacgaAGCCAGCtcatgtttctgtgcggagtttacacattctccccgtgctcaggTGGgcttcccccgggttccccggtttccacccacagtccaataacatgcaacttaagttaattgactaatccaaatcggcaccatagacatgctcctagtaagtagttatctcttgaGAGCAATCACTACctgtttattagctactacagcaggggacttctcgagatctacctgagctcaaactcccctatcgccctgcaaatgggagggagcttagggctctcttctgggacagcatgccaaacaagctctataatcaatcatcagctaagtgtgaactcttaaaaagaACATTTGAAACTTTGACTTGTGCAGAGCTGTTTTATTGCTGATTCGAGattattccaaaataaaatacaagtaatgCAAGGTTAACACTGTTATTGAACTGATTCAAGCTAAATAATGACACTATTGTGTTCTGAAGAACTGCTTATAATGCTGGTCAAACTGAACCCAGTCAACATTCAATACTGATTGAGCTGAATGATACCATTGTTTTTGTCTGAACTTTGCAACATTTATAAAAGCAATTGAAATGGATTTGTAATTTACTGTATAATGCCTCATTGTCATATCATGTACACATAGAAATTAGAGTGTCTTCACTGTCTGTTCagtttgtttaaacattttaagcatTGAAATTGAATACagaaagaaattataaaaaattaacttaaaaacaacCAAACTGACTTCATAATCAGTGGTTGATTCTATAATTTTTCTGCTTACCAGTGTGAAATACTATACTGCTTTGAATCTGTCTTGCataatctgttaaataaatcatGATGACTTGACTTGATTTTTAGATTTCTGACACTAAGATGACTCAATTGGCCAAGCTACATTATAGcgccatcaaataaaaatgcctGAACTAAGATCAGTCCCTGGCCCGTACGCCAGCAGAACAGAACATTTGGTCCAAAAGACATCACAAGCCTCTGATGCACACAACATAAGCTCTGTTCATCACCCAGCTTGAGCGAACCGGAACACCCACGCTGAGCTTGCTTCCAGCTCCCATACTAATGACTAAACAGAGCCTCTGTATTAGGGTCACTGAATAGAGCAGGCATCTTATCAACATGCAGCAGGACACTGATGGACACCAATAAGGGGTCTGCCGACAGCttgcttgattaaaaaaaaatatgtagttaAACATTTGTGAATGCTGATGGAGAGCCAAATTAAAAGTCACTCActggaaaaaaatatgtttttcttagttaaagtttttgtcttgtttcagaaattcttaaatcaagaagcattttccagacaagtaaaacactttgtgttgttttcagataaataaaaaaatttaaaactttttccATAAATTTCTCCATAAGGCAAGCAAAATAATCCCCACTGGcatattatttagcttgttttgaagaaaaagtttgtttaaatttacttaaaaaaaaatataaaataaacattttttactaGACATtagttccaaatccctacaagttagctgttattaaacctattattaagaaaccacaactggaacccagcaacttagctaattataggcctatttcaaaccttc encodes:
- the LOC130238653 gene encoding AMSH-like protease, with the protein product MDQGFSFSTLKKLAAEPDHTDVTLPAVERVRALSKMGYNIEINEDIAPRRYFRSGVEMERMAAVYLEEGSLENAFVLYNKFITLFVEKLPCHRDYQQCNIPEKQVIMKKLQEVAFPRKDQLKRLLHEKYSKEHGEYLKSQTQAMAVDMCGAQLQKMSMLEEERQRVAQLRKMQIESEQFRYFEDQLRRQELASRRDEAGPKVPEQTDGSCLSQTPRNHVRLDPNRTKQAAPVPKPAATLAAVQNQRVEGLRRVLIPRDLTYRFLLLADSNTARGIETCGVLCGKLTHNEFVLTHVIIPKQSAGHDYCDMENVEELFSYQDHHNLLTLGWIHTHPTQTAFLSSVDLHTHSSYQLMLPEAIAIVCAPKHNDTGVFRLTSAGMGEVAGCRLKGFHPHSKDPPLFTICKHIVVKDSKTTVLDLR